The following proteins are co-located in the Hevea brasiliensis isolate MT/VB/25A 57/8 chromosome 11, ASM3005281v1, whole genome shotgun sequence genome:
- the LOC110649536 gene encoding subtilisin-like protease SBT1.8: MASMACFSFLSLLLALSFSATAKQVYIVHMKHNTKPQSFATHHDWYTSSLKSITSTSDSLLYAYTTAFPGFAAFLDPQEADFLRNSEAVLDVYEDTVYSLHTTRTPEFLGLNTDLGLFDGHNTLDIDQASHDVIIGVLDTGVWPESRSFDDTGMPEIPTRWKGECESAADFNVKLCNKKLIGARYFSKGYHMATGGSYLKKPKEIESPRDQDGHGTHTASTAAGSQVANASLLGYASGTARGMATHARVASYKVCWNTGCFGSDILAGMDRAIEDGVDVLSLSLGGGSVPYYRDTIAIGAFAAMERGIFVSCSAGNSGPNKATLANVAPWIMTVGAGTLDRDFPAYALLGNNNRFTGVSLYSGTGMGNKQLGLVYNKGNISSNLCLPGSLEPAFVRGKVVVCDRGINARVEKGAVVRDAGGIGMILANTESSGEELVADSHLLPAVAVGRKAGDMIREYVKTHQNPTALLSFGGTVLNVRPSPVVAAFSSRGPNLVTPQILKPDLIGPGVNILAAWSEAVGPTGLETDSRKTQFNIISGTSMSCPHISGVAALLKAAYPRWSPSAIKSALMTTAYVVDNTNSPLRDAGSVTGALSNPFSHGSGHVDPHRALSPGLVYDISTDEYVTFLCSLGYSIDRVQAIVKRPNVACSRKFNDPGELNYPSFSVVFANKRVVRYTRELTNVGEAGSVYEVAVTAPPAVVVKVNPTKLVFRNVGDKVRYTVTFVAKKGVNQADRYEFGSIAWRNAQHQVTSPIAFGWRQL, from the exons ATGGCCTCCATGGCctgcttttctttcctttctctcctcctagCCCTCTCCTTCTCCGCCACCGCCAAGCAAGTCTACATAGTCCACATGAAACACAACACCAAGCCTCAATCATTCGCCACCCACCACGACTGGTACACTTCTAGCCTCAAATCTATCACTTCCACCTCTGACTCCCTTCTCTATGCCTACACCACCGCATTTCCTGGATTTGCTGCCTTCCTTGACCCCCAGGAGGCCGACTTCCTTAGAAACTCCGAAGCCGTTCTTGATGTCTATGAAGACACTGTCTACTCTCTTCACACCACTCGCACCCCTGAATTTCTTGGTCTCAACACTGATTTGGGCCTGTTCGATGGGCATAACACTTTAGATATCGATCAAGCCTCTCATGATGTTATCATTGGGGTGCTTGACACTGGGGTTTGGCCCGAGTCTAGGAGTTTCGATGACACGGGTATGCCTGAAATCCCAACTCGGTGGAAAGGTGAGTGTGAGTCTGCTGcagatttcaatgttaaactctGCAACAAGAAGTTGATTGGAGCTCGTTATTTTTCAAAGGGCTACCATATGGCAACTGGAGGTAGTTACTTGAAGAAGCCTAAAGAGATCGAGTCTCCTCGTGACCAAGACGGGCATGGAACTCACACCGCCAGCACAGCCGCCGGGTCTCAAGTGGCCAATGCTAGTTTGCTAGGCTACGCCAGTGGCACCGCCCGTGGGATGGCCACGCACGCGCGAGTCGCGAGTTATAAGGTGTGTTGGAATACTGGTTGTTTTGGATCCGACATCCTCGCAGGCATGGATCGGGCCATTGAAGATGGTGTGGACGTGCTCTCGCTTTCTCTTGGTGGCGGATCCGTTCCGTATTACCGCGATACCATTGCCATTGGAGCTTTTGCTGCAATGGAGAGGGGAATTTTCGTCTCTTGCTCCGCCGGTAACAGCGGACCCAATAAAGCCACTTTGGCTAATGTGGCTCCTTGGATCATGACCGTTGGAGCTGGAACTCTGGACAGGGATTTCCCGGCTTACGCTCTGTTGGGTAACAATAACCGGTTTACTGGCGTTTCTCTCTATAGTGGAACGGGAATGGGGAATAAACAGTTGGGCTTGGTTTACAACAAGGGAAACATTTCAAGCAATTTGTGTTTGCCCGGTTCTCTCGAACCGGCTTTCGTTCGTGGGAAAGTGGTGGTTTGCGATAGAGGAATAAACGCCCGAGTAGAAAAGGGTGCGGTTGTCCGTGACGCTGGTGGGATTGGGATGATACTGGCAAACACAGAGTCGAGCGGTGAGGAATTGGTGGCGGACAGCCATTTATTACCGGCAGTGGCGGTGGGGAGGAAGGCGGGTGATATGATTAGGGAGTATGTAAAGACCCATCAAAATCCAACTGCTTTGTTGAGTTTTGGTGGGACCGTTTTGAACGTGCGGCCGTCGCCGGTGGTTGCGGCGTTCAGCTCTAGAGGTCCTAATCTAGTGACACCGCAAATCTTGAAGCCTGATCTGATTGGCCCTGGAGTCAACATCCTTGCTGCATGGTCAGAGGCTGTAGGACCCACTGGCTTGGAGACGGATAGCAGGAAGACTCAATTCAACATTATTTCAG GAACATCCATGTCTTGCCCACATATTAGTGGAGTAGCTGCATTGCTCAAGGCTGCCTACCCAAGGTGGAGCCCAAGCGCAATCAAGTCGGCCCTCATGACCACCGCCTACGTCGTCGACAACACCAATTCCCCCTTGCGGGATGCTGGGAGCGTTACTGGTGCGCTTTCCAACCCTTTTTCTCATGGTTCTGGCCATGTCGACCCACACAGAGCTCTCTCTCCGGGCCTCGTCTATGATATCTCAACTGACGAGTACGTAACATTCTTGTGCTCGCTTGGTTATTCCATTGATCGTGTTCAAGCCATTGTTAAGCGTCCTAACGTTGCTTGTTCGAGGAAATTCAACGACCCAGGTGAGCTCAATTACCCATCATTCTCGGTGGTGTTTGCGAACAAAAGGGTTGTAAGGTATACCCGAGAATTGACCAATGTGGGGGAGGCAGGGTCTGTATATGAAGTGGCTGTGACTGCGCCACCTGCGGTGGTGGTGAAAGTGAATCCCACCAAACTTGTGTTCAGAAATGTAGGAGACAAAGTTAGATACACAGTGACTTTCGTGGCAAAGAAAGGTGTAAACCAGGCTGATAGGTATGAATTTGGTTCAATAGCATGGAGAAATGCACAGCACCAAGTGACAAGCCCAATTGCCTTCGGTTGGAGGCAGCTGTGA
- the LOC110649532 gene encoding guanine nucleotide-binding protein subunit gamma 3 isoform X2, which translates to MQNGFVLRVAGFSTAVFTIITTIIITMHKESYRVVATAKSGCSSSVPSLPPPCPKSPPEYPDLYGKRREMAKVQMLEREIGFLEEELKSVDSLQPASRCCKEVTEFVVANPDPLMPTNRKNRRSCRFWKWLCGIPCFNFSWICCCCYSGCSLRIHLPRCCDCNCNCDPCDLCNCCSCIRCPAPNWRCCSCRSCCPFPCSCSCCCPCSCSCPCSCSCPRSSCCRNISCCSDCCTCGFPSCPDCSCCRCSFPECSCCTWLCCCPRWTFSAPKCPKSPKCPEI; encoded by the exons ATGCAAAATGGGTTCGTACTCAGAGTTGCAGGCTTTTCCACAGCCGTCTTTACCATTATTACCACTATCATTATTACCATGCACAAAG AAAGTTATAGAGTAGTGGCTACAGCTAAGTCGGGTTGCTCTTCCTCGGTGCCCTCGTTGCCGCCGCCTTGCCCAAAGTCTCCACCTGAGTATCCAGATTTGTATGGCAAGCGCAGGGAAATGGCTAAGGTGCAGATGCTTGAGAGAGAAATTGGTTTTCTAGAG GAGGAACTAAAATCTGTTGACAGTCTGCAGCCCGCATCCAGATGCTGCAAAGA GGTCACTGAATTTGTGGTTGCTAACCCGGATCCTTTAATGCCAAC AAATCGAAAGAATCGAAGGTCTTGTCGATTCTGGAAGTGGCTGTG TGGAATACCCTGCTTTAATTTCTCATGGATTTGTTGTTGCTGCTACTCGGGATGCTCTTTGCGCATACACTTGCCCCGCTGTTGTGACTGCAACTGCAACTGTGATCCATGTGACTTATGTAACTGCTGTTCATGTATTCGCTGCCCAGCACCCAATTGGCGGTGTTGCTCTTGCCGGAGCTGTTGCCCTTTCCCTTGCTCTTGCTCTTGCTGTTGCCCTTGCTCTTGCTCTTGTCCTTGCTCTTGCTCTTGTCCTAGATCCAGTTGCTGTAGAAACATTTCATGCTGCAGTGACTGCTGCACGTGTGGATTTCCTTCGTGCCCAGATTGCTCTTGCTGCAGATGTTCATTCCCAGAATGCAGTTGTTGCACATGGTTATGCTGTTGTCCTAGATGGACATTCTCTGCTCCTAAATGTCCTAAAAGCCCCAAGTGTCCTGAG ATTTGA
- the LOC110649532 gene encoding guanine nucleotide-binding protein subunit gamma 3 isoform X1, with product MQNGFVLRVAGFSTAVFTIITTIIITMHKESYRVVATAKSGCSSSVPSLPPPCPKSPPEYPDLYGKRREMAKVQMLEREIGFLEEELKSVDSLQPASRCCKEVTEFVVANPDPLMPTNRKNRRSCRFWKWLCGIPCFNFSWICCCCYSGCSLRIHLPRCCDCNCNCDPCDLCNCCSCIRCPAPNWRCCSCRSCCPFPCSCSCCCPCSCSCPCSCSCPRSSCCRNISCCSDCCTCGFPSCPDCSCCRCSFPECSCCTWLCCCPRWTFSAPKCPKSPKCPEVRLCSNCTKTCCNPCCLFF from the exons ATGCAAAATGGGTTCGTACTCAGAGTTGCAGGCTTTTCCACAGCCGTCTTTACCATTATTACCACTATCATTATTACCATGCACAAAG AAAGTTATAGAGTAGTGGCTACAGCTAAGTCGGGTTGCTCTTCCTCGGTGCCCTCGTTGCCGCCGCCTTGCCCAAAGTCTCCACCTGAGTATCCAGATTTGTATGGCAAGCGCAGGGAAATGGCTAAGGTGCAGATGCTTGAGAGAGAAATTGGTTTTCTAGAG GAGGAACTAAAATCTGTTGACAGTCTGCAGCCCGCATCCAGATGCTGCAAAGA GGTCACTGAATTTGTGGTTGCTAACCCGGATCCTTTAATGCCAAC AAATCGAAAGAATCGAAGGTCTTGTCGATTCTGGAAGTGGCTGTG TGGAATACCCTGCTTTAATTTCTCATGGATTTGTTGTTGCTGCTACTCGGGATGCTCTTTGCGCATACACTTGCCCCGCTGTTGTGACTGCAACTGCAACTGTGATCCATGTGACTTATGTAACTGCTGTTCATGTATTCGCTGCCCAGCACCCAATTGGCGGTGTTGCTCTTGCCGGAGCTGTTGCCCTTTCCCTTGCTCTTGCTCTTGCTGTTGCCCTTGCTCTTGCTCTTGTCCTTGCTCTTGCTCTTGTCCTAGATCCAGTTGCTGTAGAAACATTTCATGCTGCAGTGACTGCTGCACGTGTGGATTTCCTTCGTGCCCAGATTGCTCTTGCTGCAGATGTTCATTCCCAGAATGCAGTTGTTGCACATGGTTATGCTGTTGTCCTAGATGGACATTCTCTGCTCCTAAATGTCCTAAAAGCCCCAAGTGTCCTGAGGTACGCCTTTGTTCCAATTGCACAAAAACATGCTGTAATCCATGTTGTCTATTCTTTTAG
- the LOC110649533 gene encoding wound-induced protein 1-like, translated as MMRINHMELMPEKDVIKFPISELETHSRRIIKTLYKALASRQTEIAAKLLVTSSDIEWWFHGPPHCNHMMRMLTGDQSRQIEFRFKPRSIKAIGDRVIVEGWKGLNAYWVHVWSLEDGIVTQFREYFNTWLTVIHRVSEDGDAIRLWQSEPRQRLNRSLPDLVLAI; from the coding sequence ATGATGAGGATCAACCATATGGAATTGATGCCGGAGAAAGATGTTATCAAGTTTCCGATATCGGAGCTGGAAACCCATAGTCGGAGAATCATCAAAACGCTTTACAAAGCCCTAGCAAGTAGGCAGACTGAGATAGCTGCAAAGCTATTAGTGACATCTTCTGACATTGAATGGTGGTTCCATGGACCTCCACATTGCAATCACATGATGCGCATGCTTACAGGGGATCAGTCAAGGCAAATCGAGTTCAGGTTCAAGCCTCGAAGCATCAAAGCTATTGGAGACCGTGTGATCGTGGAAGGATGGAAGGGATTGAACGCGTATTGGGTGCATGTGTGGAGTCTGGAGGACGGAATAGTTACTCAATTTCGTGAGTACTTCAACACATGGCTGACGGTGATTCATCGCGTGTCGGAGGATGGAGATGCGATTCGGTTGTGGCAGAGCGAACCTCGACAGCGTCTGAATCGTTCTTTGCCTGATCTTGTTCTGGCCATATGA
- the LOC110646604 gene encoding protein LURP-one-related 6 isoform X1 has translation MAGIAFNGCNMPIVSKLYCASSQVLLLVRERPHVVSGGGFVVTDCSQKVVFRVDGCGVVGKKGELILRDCDGEPLLLIRRKQGGLVQALSIHRKWKAYTSDYEGSQKLVFSLKEPNSCLARNNTIRVSAEPRISKRAFDWDLEIKGYFPDRDCSIVDYSGNIVAEIGTRKEVTEVMTSKDLYHVVVKPGIDQAFIFGVIAVLDYIYCESTRC, from the exons ATGGCAGGAATAGCATTTAATGGATGCAATATGCCTATTGTAAGCAAGTTGTACTGTGCCTCTTCTCAAGTTCTTCTTCTCGTAAGGGAAAGGCCTCATGTAGTGAGTGGTGGAGGTTTTGTAGTCACAGATTGCAGCCAGAAGGTTGTTTTTAGAGTTGATGGGTGTGGAGTTGTTGGCAAAAAAGGGGAGCTGATTCTGCGAGATTGTGATGGAGAACCTTTGCTTCTTATCCGTCGAAAG CAGGGAGGGTTGGTTCAGGCTCTAAGCATTCATAGGAAGTGGAAAGCTTACACTTCCGACTACGAAGGATCACAAAAGCTTGTTTTCAGCTTGAAGGAGCCAAACTCCTGTTTGGCAAGGAACAACACAATCAGGGTCTCCGCTGAACCCAGAATAAGCAAAAGAGCTTTTGACTGGGACTTGGAGATCAAAGGTTATTTCCCTGACAGAGATTGTAGCATTGTTGACTACTCAGGCAACATTGTTGCTGAG ATTGGAACGAGGAAGGAAGTAACAGAGGTGATGACAAGCAAGGATCTGTATCATGTAGTAGTGAAACCTGGCATTGATCAGGCTTTTATTTTCGGAGTCATTGCCGTTCTTGATTACATTTATTGTGAGTCCACGAGGTGCTGA
- the LOC110646604 gene encoding protein LURP-one-related 6 isoform X2 encodes MAGIAFNGCNMPIVSKLYCASSQVLLLVRERPHVVSGGGFVVTDCSQKVVFRVDGCGVVGKKGELILRDCDGEPLLLIRRKGGLVQALSIHRKWKAYTSDYEGSQKLVFSLKEPNSCLARNNTIRVSAEPRISKRAFDWDLEIKGYFPDRDCSIVDYSGNIVAEIGTRKEVTEVMTSKDLYHVVVKPGIDQAFIFGVIAVLDYIYCESTRC; translated from the exons ATGGCAGGAATAGCATTTAATGGATGCAATATGCCTATTGTAAGCAAGTTGTACTGTGCCTCTTCTCAAGTTCTTCTTCTCGTAAGGGAAAGGCCTCATGTAGTGAGTGGTGGAGGTTTTGTAGTCACAGATTGCAGCCAGAAGGTTGTTTTTAGAGTTGATGGGTGTGGAGTTGTTGGCAAAAAAGGGGAGCTGATTCTGCGAGATTGTGATGGAGAACCTTTGCTTCTTATCCGTCGAAAG GGAGGGTTGGTTCAGGCTCTAAGCATTCATAGGAAGTGGAAAGCTTACACTTCCGACTACGAAGGATCACAAAAGCTTGTTTTCAGCTTGAAGGAGCCAAACTCCTGTTTGGCAAGGAACAACACAATCAGGGTCTCCGCTGAACCCAGAATAAGCAAAAGAGCTTTTGACTGGGACTTGGAGATCAAAGGTTATTTCCCTGACAGAGATTGTAGCATTGTTGACTACTCAGGCAACATTGTTGCTGAG ATTGGAACGAGGAAGGAAGTAACAGAGGTGATGACAAGCAAGGATCTGTATCATGTAGTAGTGAAACCTGGCATTGATCAGGCTTTTATTTTCGGAGTCATTGCCGTTCTTGATTACATTTATTGTGAGTCCACGAGGTGCTGA